Within Nocardia terpenica, the genomic segment GTACACCCGAAACGGCGAGATCGACGCGCGCGCCGTCGCCGCGGCCACCCCGAACTGTTGGAACGTCCCGCCGCGGCGCACCCGCGCGAGCCCGTCCTCGATGGCCGCGATCGCGCCCGTGCAGTCGATGACGATCTCCCAGCCCTCCGGCCGGTCCAATTCGTCGGCGGCCGTGACCGCGGCGTCCGCGCCCAGCGTGCGCGCCACCTCCAGCCGGGCCGCGTTCACGTCGACCACGCACACCGAGGCCGCCCCCGCCGCGACCGCCAGTTGCAGCATGAGCAGGCCCATCGTTCCCGCGCCGTAGATCAGGTAGTGCGAGCCCAATTCCCGTGGCAGCACATCGAATCCGTGCACCGCGCAGGACAGCGGCTCCACCAGCGCCCCGTGCGGGTCCGGCACGTGCCCCGGCAGCCGATGACAGTTCGCCGCGGGCGCCCGCACGTATTCGGCCATCGCCCCGTCCACGGTGTCGCCGATCGCGCCCCAGTTCTCGCACAGATTTCCGCGCCCGATCGCGCAGTAGTGGCACCGCCCGCAGAACAGCGACGGATCCACCGCCACCCGATCACCGACCCGCACCCCCGCCGCGCCGTCTCCGAGCGCGACCACCTCCCCGGCGAACTCGTGCCCCGGCACGATCGGATACGGCGTCGGCGGGAACTCGCCCGCCACGATGTGCAGGTCCGTCCCGCAGATTCCCACGGCCCCGACCCGCACCACCACCTCGCCCGCACCCGGCGCCGGATCCGGCACCCGCTCCACCGCGAACCGTCCGGGTTCGTCGATCACCAAGGCACGCATCCTTCTACCTTGCACCGGAACCGGCCGCGCGCGGACGTTTTCCCGCCGGATCACCCGGTCATGGTCTGCGTGCCGAGCACGGTGATCAGCGCGAGGCGTTCGGCGTCCTCGGTGCCCGGCTCGGCGGTGTAGACGATGATCCGCAGGTCGGTTCCGGCGACCGTCAGGACGTCGCAGTCGAGGGTGACCGGACCGGTCAGGGGATGGTCGATGGTCTTGCGGGAGCCGTTGTGGCGGCCCACGGCGCCGGAGTCCCACAGCTCGGCGAAGCGGGGACTGTCCGCGCGCAGCGTCGCGATCAGCTCGCGCAGGCGGCGGTCGGCCGGGTACCGGGCGGCGGCCGCGCGCAGGTCGGCGACCATGGCGGTGTGGAAGGCGCGCAACTCCTCCGGGGTGTGCCGCGCGCGGCCGCCCGGGCCGAGGAAATTGCGCCAGACCGCATTCCGCTCCAGGCCGCGCCACCCGGTGCAATCGCCCATCAGCGCCGCGTACGGCGGGTTGGCGACCAGCAGGGTCCACGAGGCGTCGTACACGCCGACCGGCGTGCCGCTGAGCCGGTCGAGCATGCGCTGCACGCTCGGGGTGATGAAGGTCGACACGGTCTCGGGATCGGGGAGCGCCAGTCCCGCCAGGCAATACAGGTGCGTGCGCTCGTCCCCGGACAGCCGCAGCGCCCGGGCCAGCGCCTCCACCACCTGCGTGGACGGATTGGACGCGCGGCCCTGTTCCAGCCGGGTCACATAGTCGACCGAGATCCCGGCCAGCTGCGACAGCTCCTCCCGCCGCAATCCGGGCGCGCGCCGCTGCCCGCCGCTGGGCAGCCCCGCCGCCTCGGGCGAGATCCGGTCCCGCCACCGCCGGACCGCCTGCCCGAATTCCGCCGTCGCCATGACCCCAGTCTGCGCCACGGCCCGCCGCCGTACCTGGTATCGGCAGTCCCAGGAAGATCGGACTCCTGGCTGCCCGCTCCGCCCGGGACGACGCTGTAGCCATGACGACAACACTGATCACCGGAGCCAACAAGGGCCTCGGATTCGAAACCGCCCGCCAGCTCGTCGCCGCCGGGCACACCGTGTACCTCGGCAGCCGCGACGCCGAGCGCGGCCACCGGGCCGCCGAGCAGATCGGCGCGCGGCCCGTGCAACTCGATGTCACCGCCGACGCCTCCATCGAGGCCGCCGCGAAAACCCTTGCGGCGGAGGGCGGTCTGGATGTGCTGATCAACAATGCCGGGATCGAGAGCCGCACCGCGACCAATGGCGTACCCGGCGCGGCGGAGGTGACCGGCGACGTCATGCGAGAAGTCTTCGACACCAACGTCTTCGGCATCGTCCGGGTCACCCGTGCCTTCCTGCCGCTGCTGCAGCGCTCCGCCGCACCGGTGGTGGTCAATGTCAGCAGTGGGCTCGGCTCGCTGACCGTCGTAACCACACCGGGCACCTCGGCGTACGACTACCCCGGCGTGGCCTATCCGGCGTCGAAGGCCGCGGTCAACATGGTGACCGTGCAGTATGCCAAGGCGTTCCCCGCGATTCGCATCAATGCCGTCGAACCCGGCTACACCGCAACCGATCTCAACGGCAACACCGGCACCCAGACCGTCGCGGAGGGCGCGGAGATCATTGTCGCGATGGCGCAGATCGGTCCGGACGGACCGACCGGCGGATCCTTTTCCCGCTCCGGTCCCCTCCCGTGGTGACGGTGTATCCGCTACGTTGCTGCCTATGAAGTCACGCTGGGGTGCCGCACTGGCCGTTGCCATTGTGTCGATGTCCGGTCTGATCACCGGCGCGAATCCGGCCTCGGCCGCGCCCGCGCCGGTGACGTGGTGCTCGTTCACGCCGACCCCGGAGAACCCGGCGGCCCGGCCGGTGCTGGCCCCGCCGCCGATCGCCCCGACCCTCGGCACCATCGACGTCACCCTTCGGTTCGACTACGGTCCGGTGACCCTGCGCCTCGACCGCGCCGGGGCCGCGCCCTGCGCCGTGCAGAATATGACGAGCCTTGTGCTGCAACACTTCTACGACCAGAGCCGGTGCTGGCGGCTGACCGACAGCGCCCGCCTGGGCGTGCTGCAGTGCGGCGACATCTACGAGGTCGAGAAGGGCGGCCCGGGCTACCGGTTCCCCGACGAGGTCGACGGCACCGAAGCCTACGAGCGCGGCACCATCGCCATGGGCAACCAGGGCCCCGGCACCAACGGCAGCGAGTTCTTCATCGTCCACTCCTACGCCCACATCCCGGCCGCCTACTCGGTACTCGGCCGGGTCGTGAGCGGAATGGACGTCCTGGACCGCATGGTCGCGGCAGGCATCACCCCCACCGAACGCGGCCCCCGCGACGGCCTGCCCGCCCAGCCCGTCACGATCGAGGATGCACACCTGGCGGTCTGACGGGCATGCTGCCATCGAGGATGCGCACTTGGCCGGTCTGAGCATGCCCCGTCATTGAGGGCGTGCGGCTTGCGGTCTGACGGGCATGCCTGTCATCGAGAGTGCGCACTTGGCCGGTCTGAGCATGCCCCGTCATTGAGGGTGCGCGGCTTGCGGTCTGACGGGCATGCCTGTCATCGAGAGTGCGCACGTAGCCGGTCTGAGCATGCCTGTCATTGAGGGTGCGCGGCCTGCGGTCTGACCGGCATGCCTGTTATCGAGGATGCGCGGCTTGCGGATTGACGGTCAGCGTGGGATGACCGTCATCAAGATGTCCTCCTCTGCCCACAGGACGAAGCGTTCGATCGGGGTTACCGTGTGGTTGGCGGGGAGTTCGAAGTGGAAGCGGTGCACCAGGATTGCCAGGACCAGTTGGGCCTCGGTCATGGCCAGGGTGGCGCCCTCGCAGCTGCGGGGGCCGAGGCCGAAGGGGATGTAGGCGAGCCGG encodes:
- a CDS encoding zinc-dependent alcohol dehydrogenase family protein, which gives rise to MRALVIDEPGRFAVERVPDPAPGAGEVVVRVGAVGICGTDLHIVAGEFPPTPYPIVPGHEFAGEVVALGDGAAGVRVGDRVAVDPSLFCGRCHYCAIGRGNLCENWGAIGDTVDGAMAEYVRAPAANCHRLPGHVPDPHGALVEPLSCAVHGFDVLPRELGSHYLIYGAGTMGLLMLQLAVAAGAASVCVVDVNAARLEVARTLGADAAVTAADELDRPEGWEIVIDCTGAIAAIEDGLARVRRGGTFQQFGVAAATARASISPFRVYNDELTIVGSMAVVHSFGRAVDLLGEGVIDAETMITHDFPLDDFAEALHTFRSGTGRKIQIRPTARERH
- a CDS encoding helix-turn-helix transcriptional regulator gives rise to the protein MATAEFGQAVRRWRDRISPEAAGLPSGGQRRAPGLRREELSQLAGISVDYVTRLEQGRASNPSTQVVEALARALRLSGDERTHLYCLAGLALPDPETVSTFITPSVQRMLDRLSGTPVGVYDASWTLLVANPPYAALMGDCTGWRGLERNAVWRNFLGPGGRARHTPEELRAFHTAMVADLRAAAARYPADRRLRELIATLRADSPRFAELWDSGAVGRHNGSRKTIDHPLTGPVTLDCDVLTVAGTDLRIIVYTAEPGTEDAERLALITVLGTQTMTG
- a CDS encoding SDR family oxidoreductase, translated to MTTTLITGANKGLGFETARQLVAAGHTVYLGSRDAERGHRAAEQIGARPVQLDVTADASIEAAAKTLAAEGGLDVLINNAGIESRTATNGVPGAAEVTGDVMREVFDTNVFGIVRVTRAFLPLLQRSAAPVVVNVSSGLGSLTVVTTPGTSAYDYPGVAYPASKAAVNMVTVQYAKAFPAIRINAVEPGYTATDLNGNTGTQTVAEGAEIIVAMAQIGPDGPTGGSFSRSGPLPW
- a CDS encoding peptidylprolyl isomerase, with protein sequence MKSRWGAALAVAIVSMSGLITGANPASAAPAPVTWCSFTPTPENPAARPVLAPPPIAPTLGTIDVTLRFDYGPVTLRLDRAGAAPCAVQNMTSLVLQHFYDQSRCWRLTDSARLGVLQCGDIYEVEKGGPGYRFPDEVDGTEAYERGTIAMGNQGPGTNGSEFFIVHSYAHIPAAYSVLGRVVSGMDVLDRMVAAGITPTERGPRDGLPAQPVTIEDAHLAV